One Corythoichthys intestinalis isolate RoL2023-P3 chromosome 9, ASM3026506v1, whole genome shotgun sequence DNA window includes the following coding sequences:
- the ube2j2 gene encoding ubiquitin-conjugating enzyme E2 J2 produces MNNNGKKRAPTTATQRLKQDYLRIKKDPVPYICAEPLPSNILEWHYVVRGPEKTPYEGGYYHGKLIFPREFPFKPPSIYMITPNGRFKCNIRLCLSITDFHPDTWNPAWSVSTILTGLLSFMVEKGPTLGSIETTDHTKRQLSAQSLAFNLKDKIFCELFPDVVEEMKQKQKAQEELNARTQPLPLPDVVPDGDPQQAHYGLPALNGGPIPLGGGNPAQGMQQANRNHGLLGGALANLFVIVGFAAFAYTVKYVLRSIAQD; encoded by the exons ATGAACAACAACGGGAAGAAGAGAGCTCCAACCACAGCCACTCAGCGACTTAAGCAGGATTACCTCAGGATAAAGAAAGACCCCGTGCCTTACATCTGTGCTGAGCCTCTCCCCTCCAACATACTAGAATG GCACTACGTGGTGAGAGGTCCTGAGAAGACGCCTTACGAAG GAGGTTACTATCACGGAAAGCTCATATTTCCTCGGGAATTCCCTTTTAAACCACCAAGTATCTACATGATAACACCCAACGGCAGATTTAAATGTAATATAAG ATTGTGTTTATCCATCACAGACTTCCACCCGGATACGTGGAACCCGGCGTGGTCAGTCTCCACCATCCTCACAGGTCTGCTCAGCTTCATGGTGGAGAAGGGACCCACACTGGGCAGCATTGAGACCACAGACCATACG aaaAGGCAACTCTCAGCCCAAAGCCTCGCCTTCAACCTCAAGGACAAAATCTTCTGTGAACTGTTCCCCGATGTTGTGGAG gaaatgaagcAAAAACAGAAAGCGCAGGAAGAGTTAAACGCACGCACTCAGCCCCTCCCCTTACCTGACGTGGTGCCCGACGGCGACCCTCAACAGGCCCACTACGGCCTCCCCGCCCTCAACGGAGGTCCTATCCCCCTCGGAGGCGGCAACCCCGCCCAGGGCATGCAGCAAGCCAATCGCAACCACGGACTTCTCGGCGGCGCTCTAGCTAACCTGTTTGTGATCGTCGGCTTCGCCGCCTTTGCCTACACGGTCAAGTACGTGCTGAGGAGCATAGCGCAGGATTGA